In Macaca fascicularis isolate 582-1 chromosome 15, T2T-MFA8v1.1, one genomic interval encodes:
- the LOC102122702 gene encoding E3 ubiquitin-protein ligase COP1-like, producing MEVEKSGPGIAECTVPSESEGLKARKRGASPIRVSVRKLGEPLVRFLKLLEAKNAEQEGASKYDLKLWYTNLDSSVASTEAKANVCCVKFSPSFRYHLAFGCADHCVHYYDLHNTEQPIIVFKGHQKAVSYAKFVSGEEMVFASTDSQLKLWNVGKSYSPCSFKGHINEKNFVDLASNGDYKACRSENSSLYLYYKGLSKTLLTFKFDAVKSVLDKDQKGDDTKEFVSTVCWRALPDGDSNVLIAANSQGTIKVLELV from the exons atggaggttgagaagtcTGGACCGGGAATTGCTGAGTGTACAGTTCCATCTGAGTCTGAAGGCTTGAAAGCAAGAAAACGGGGTGCAAGTCCCATCCGAGTCTCAGTCAGAAAACTAGGAGAGCCATTGGT GAGGTTTCTAAAACTGTTAGAAGCCAAAAATGCAGAACAAGAAGGAGCTTCAAAATATGACT TGAAGCTGTGGTATACCAATCTAGACAGCTCAGTGGCAAGCACTGAGGCGAAGGCTAATGTGTGCTGTGTTAAATTCAGCCCCTCTTTCAGATACCATTTGGCTTTTGGCTGTGCAGATCACTGTGTCCACTACTATGATCTTCATAACACTGAACAGCCAATCATTGTATTCAAAGGACACCAAAAAGCAGTCTCTTATGCAAAATTTGTGAGTGGTGAAGAGATGGTCTTTGCCTCAACAGACAGTCAGCTAAAACTGTGGAATGTAGGGAAATCATACTCTCCATGTTCCTTTAAGGGTCATATCAATGAAAAAAACTTTGTAGACCTGGCTTCCAATGGAGATTATAAAGCTTGTAGAAGTGAAAATAGCTCTCTCTATCTGTACTATAAAGGACTGTCTAAGACCTTGCTAACTTTTAAGTTTGATGCAGTCAAAAGTGTTCTGGACAAAGACCAAAAAGGAGATGATACAAAAGAATTTGTTAGTACCGTGTGCTGGAGGGCACTACCAGATGGAGATTCCAATGTGCTGATTGCTGCTAACAGTCAGGGTACAATTAAGGTGCTAGAATTGGTATGA